In a genomic window of Planococcus sp. MB-3u-03:
- a CDS encoding replication initiator protein A, whose translation MTGKYNIREEAAQRFYRLPKVFFTNERYKKLSNDAKIAFAILQDRLDLSIKNDWFDEEGNIYFLYGNQQLSDILNCSKPTVIKIKKELHQVELLEEKRMGLSQSNRLYLLKPVAEISDAKQMGEPEKEPETLGAQQKLKSLTSRNQHSLLQEVKTFNTNDTDLNKTDLSETEIKINQLREKTDIPEVIVQVLIKNKERLMDDAIEVQDVANHYFAHQEVLTLHQYADALQYSLERTPGRIKSITARLTKAVEDKKKWLGIQTQPIQKPVRTELVPDWLHEQNTKEALEETVSPEELEAEKAKLLLKLAKRKSK comes from the coding sequence ATGACTGGAAAGTACAACATACGAGAAGAGGCTGCGCAGCGATTCTACCGACTGCCTAAGGTATTTTTTACTAATGAGCGTTACAAGAAACTGAGCAACGACGCGAAAATTGCCTTTGCAATTCTACAAGATCGTTTGGATTTGTCGATTAAGAACGATTGGTTTGATGAGGAAGGGAACATTTACTTCTTGTATGGGAATCAGCAGTTATCCGATATCTTAAATTGCAGTAAACCGACCGTAATCAAAATCAAAAAAGAGCTGCATCAAGTTGAATTGCTAGAAGAGAAACGCATGGGATTATCGCAATCCAATCGGCTGTATTTGCTGAAACCAGTGGCGGAAATCTCCGATGCGAAGCAGATGGGAGAACCTGAAAAAGAGCCTGAAACCCTTGGGGCCCAACAGAAGTTAAAATCTTTAACTTCAAGAAATCAACATTCTTTACTTCAAGAAGTTAAAACTTTTAACACTAATGATACTGACCTTAACAAGACTGATCTTAGTGAGACTGAAATAAAGATCAATCAACTGCGAGAGAAAACCGATATTCCTGAAGTGATTGTGCAGGTCTTAATCAAAAACAAAGAACGATTGATGGATGACGCTATTGAGGTTCAAGATGTGGCGAATCATTACTTCGCTCATCAGGAAGTATTGACGCTGCATCAATACGCCGATGCCTTGCAATATTCTCTCGAACGCACACCTGGACGAATCAAAAGCATTACCGCACGACTCACAAAAGCCGTCGAAGATAAAAAGAAATGGCTCGGTATTCAAACACAGCCCATTCAAAAGCCTGTTAGAACCGAGTTGGTACCTGATTGGCTTCACGAACAGAATACGAAGGAAGCATTGGAAGAAACAGTTTCTCCAGAAGAATTGGAAGCTGAAAAAGCGAAATTGCTTCTCAAACTAGCGAAAAGGAAGTCCAAGTGA
- a CDS encoding helix-turn-helix domain-containing protein — protein MPPKNEKDLYIKIGEALKSIRKEKNLTITDIHAMSEFHSSTISLIERGKQNVSIGWLIHYANILEIDPTEIFLRAFKDDFQEMQLQKMYERFGTYNPESDNDENS, from the coding sequence ATGCCCCCTAAAAACGAAAAAGACCTTTACATAAAAATCGGTGAAGCCTTAAAAAGCATTCGCAAAGAGAAAAACTTAACCATTACCGACATTCATGCGATGAGTGAGTTTCATAGTTCCACCATCTCACTGATTGAACGTGGAAAACAGAACGTATCGATTGGATGGCTCATTCATTACGCCAACATCCTGGAAATCGATCCCACAGAAATCTTTTTGCGTGCCTTTAAAGACGATTTTCAAGAAATGCAGCTTCAAAAGATGTATGAACGCTTCGGAACCTATAATCCTGAATCCGATAACGATGAAAATTCCTAA
- a CDS encoding primase C-terminal domain-containing protein, with product MNKLDKVIDTILKNGIYSYKIKNSKLSLPLRVEAAKKANKRKTGAIGVVRSKEDLSTPSGVKGYVVTSLETLLEDVSLVSHWNPNVFNYIRYSDEKRRFLKGHEEKNLQQINTFVVDIDTKKQAYTEILMAALDHSVGVPTLVLETPKGFQVYFVLEKPLFISNQNDFRGLKVAKRISENIKQSLTKVLQGVDVSCNDFGFFRMPNEDNIRWFSEEMVYDFGSLIAWSKRQDDDRGRGLFVVADESSEHDPTQTAWFQELLKTRHVKGQSGQLGRDNLMFTLALACYSAGKGKGETLDLLDEYNSGLVSPLRHNEVEKIVRSAYKGRFKGAHQDYIQELLNEWGSRKEITIENPMGGWYKFKKERNDRKRSHYDEWEEDLLQFIQEKTSLDQPINWTTQRELCEAVGIPRSSFNVLIQQSKKILIKRVGKGCTAQTGITSVAVLLQCALSYQQTHRVRYKEALQVMISERVNERIVHDLIDDVEWFLEKRLSEPITGKNFNSS from the coding sequence ATGAATAAATTAGATAAAGTAATAGATACTATTTTAAAAAATGGAATCTATTCTTATAAAATTAAGAATTCTAAATTAAGCCTTCCACTTCGAGTTGAGGCTGCCAAAAAGGCCAATAAAAGAAAGACTGGAGCAATTGGTGTGGTTCGATCTAAAGAAGATCTTTCTACACCTTCCGGTGTTAAAGGCTATGTTGTTACGTCCTTAGAAACTCTCTTGGAGGACGTTTCTTTGGTTTCGCATTGGAATCCCAACGTATTCAACTACATAAGGTATTCAGATGAAAAAAGACGGTTCCTCAAGGGACACGAAGAGAAGAACCTCCAACAGATCAATACCTTTGTCGTCGATATCGATACCAAAAAACAGGCGTATACGGAAATCTTGATGGCTGCACTCGATCATAGCGTCGGTGTACCTACACTTGTCTTGGAAACTCCGAAGGGATTTCAGGTCTATTTTGTCTTGGAAAAACCGTTGTTCATCAGCAACCAAAACGATTTTCGCGGACTCAAAGTGGCGAAACGTATTTCCGAAAACATCAAACAGAGCTTGACCAAGGTCTTACAAGGAGTCGATGTCTCCTGTAATGACTTTGGTTTTTTCCGCATGCCCAACGAAGACAACATTCGGTGGTTCTCGGAAGAGATGGTCTATGACTTTGGCTCGTTGATTGCTTGGTCGAAGCGTCAGGACGACGACCGGGGGAGGGGACTGTTTGTCGTTGCGGATGAATCATCGGAGCACGACCCAACTCAGACAGCCTGGTTCCAGGAACTGCTGAAGACGCGTCACGTGAAAGGACAATCGGGACAGCTTGGCCGTGATAACCTGATGTTCACGCTTGCGCTTGCTTGCTATAGTGCCGGAAAGGGGAAGGGAGAAACGCTGGATTTGCTCGATGAGTACAATTCAGGGCTTGTTTCGCCCCTTCGGCATAATGAAGTCGAGAAAATCGTCAGAAGCGCCTACAAGGGGCGTTTTAAAGGCGCTCACCAGGACTATATTCAAGAACTCTTGAACGAGTGGGGGAGTCGCAAGGAGATCACCATCGAAAACCCGATGGGCGGCTGGTACAAGTTTAAAAAAGAACGTAACGACCGGAAACGCAGCCATTACGACGAGTGGGAAGAGGATCTGCTGCAGTTCATTCAGGAAAAGACCTCACTGGATCAACCAATCAATTGGACGACGCAGCGAGAACTTTGCGAAGCCGTCGGCATTCCACGGAGCTCATTCAATGTGTTAATCCAACAGTCGAAGAAAATTCTCATCAAGCGAGTTGGCAAAGGATGTACAGCCCAGACCGGAATTACTTCCGTGGCTGTGCTTCTTCAGTGTGCACTCAGTTATCAGCAAACCCATCGGGTTCGGTACAAGGAAGCCCTGCAAGTCATGATATCTGAACGCGTGAATGAACGTATTGTTCACGACCTGATTGACGATGTGGAGTGGTTCCTTGAAAAGCGCTTATCCGAGCCAATAACTGGTAAAAACTTCAATTCTTCTTAA
- a CDS encoding ParA family protein, with protein MTAKTIVVGNFKGGVGKTKVSVMTSWEYANVHNKKVLLVDMDPQGNASTLIARSAGITEINKTIFDGFQEGNLENVILKVNENLDLIPAAVSFKNFSKFLYQNFKTDLEQITLLKKLLDPLKENYDYIFIDVPPTISDYSDNAMMASDYVLIILQAQELSLEGAETYVSYLQFMHDEYEAEIQVLGVLPVLLRAGGRVDQTTVERATELFGEDNVFSNVIKHLERLKAWDVTGIKNDDHHDRKAHQTFLDVVDEMEEKLARFEEEETNV; from the coding sequence ATGACGGCTAAAACTATTGTGGTTGGGAATTTTAAAGGTGGCGTAGGAAAAACTAAAGTATCTGTAATGACTAGTTGGGAATATGCAAATGTTCACAATAAGAAAGTTCTGTTAGTGGATATGGACCCGCAAGGGAATGCAAGTACTTTAATTGCTCGCTCTGCAGGTATTACCGAAATCAATAAAACCATATTTGATGGATTTCAAGAAGGTAATCTAGAAAATGTAATTTTAAAAGTTAATGAAAATCTTGATTTAATACCAGCTGCAGTATCTTTTAAAAACTTCTCAAAATTCTTGTACCAAAACTTCAAAACAGATCTTGAACAAATAACACTATTAAAGAAACTATTAGATCCACTTAAAGAAAACTATGATTATATTTTTATTGATGTACCTCCAACAATCAGTGACTACTCAGATAATGCAATGATGGCTTCAGATTATGTATTAATTATTCTTCAGGCCCAAGAACTTTCTTTAGAGGGTGCAGAAACCTATGTTTCTTATCTCCAGTTTATGCATGACGAATATGAAGCTGAGATACAAGTACTTGGCGTTCTTCCAGTTCTTTTAAGAGCCGGAGGTAGAGTCGATCAAACTACTGTTGAAAGAGCAACGGAGTTATTTGGCGAAGACAACGTATTTTCAAATGTTATAAAACACTTAGAACGTTTAAAAGCCTGGGACGTTACAGGTATTAAAAATGATGACCATCATGACCGTAAGGCACATCAAACATTTTTAGATGTAGTCGACGAAATGGAAGAGAAGCTTGCTCGATTTGAGGAGGAAGAAACAAATGTCTGA
- the mobQ gene encoding MobQ family relaxase, whose protein sequence is MSYFRLQANIISKKTQSAVASASYRSGEELYSERDEELKSYQQREVAPVSFILKPDHAPEWTLEREKLWNEVEKVEKAWNAQLAREVLIALPVELPEDAQQELVQSFVQEEFVEEGMVADVAIHRDKEHNPHAHIMLTVRPFNEDGTWGQKKTRQYEFDQNGDILRDEKGEKIFQTVPSTDWNERETLVKWRMHYADAINESFKEHGIEKTVSALSFEAQGLDQIAEVRLERNEYQYVKRLEEKGIEAQTFYHQLNQEIRKKNAEIAQLNDKIVFLSAKQKQTDVQSVLHRHTSEVTEQLNEDYEKSWHFMKRRLKDNFSFDSVHDQLQGLYRWEERKVEPKQVEAQVTHAILNASHKAYQEHNFSIVKQQGFTSSDFRSLFTERLDAFEALTDSVEKDQQTVDQVVAHAERTYRAQSLIVHNAFNELFPDTEERFAHNDRTVAYKSNVLTAIQTNDRTAIPTAHEVNHHLQLQELKKACEQGKKTSEQIRIQALIRNKLGSEKEQLVEDGTDLQAIYETSVKLNTTQQLIERYEAKAKHMNQELNVLIRDTFPQAKEKLLKDIEQLPLEMKTNLLKHYTQQNKLTKAPTLKACLQVAKKEQSKQAMAYHAYQAKPEARFAERLGDQQKSLSHFPTGRASTELIEQLIDQAERDQHQAQHETPAPTKLRRKSKDKQLRRELGLEFEL, encoded by the coding sequence GTGAGCTATTTCCGTCTGCAAGCCAACATCATCAGCAAGAAAACCCAATCCGCCGTGGCCAGTGCCAGCTACCGAAGTGGGGAAGAGTTGTATTCCGAGCGTGATGAAGAACTGAAAAGCTATCAGCAGCGTGAAGTGGCTCCGGTCTCGTTCATCCTCAAACCGGATCATGCACCTGAGTGGACCTTAGAACGTGAAAAACTATGGAACGAAGTCGAGAAAGTCGAGAAAGCCTGGAACGCCCAACTCGCTCGTGAAGTATTGATTGCATTGCCAGTCGAGTTGCCGGAAGACGCCCAGCAAGAACTCGTGCAATCGTTCGTTCAAGAAGAGTTTGTGGAAGAGGGGATGGTCGCAGACGTGGCCATTCACCGAGACAAAGAACACAATCCGCATGCGCACATCATGCTGACGGTTCGACCGTTCAATGAAGATGGTACGTGGGGACAAAAGAAAACACGCCAATACGAATTCGACCAAAACGGCGACATCCTTCGCGATGAAAAGGGCGAGAAAATCTTCCAAACCGTTCCGTCTACTGATTGGAACGAACGCGAAACCTTGGTGAAATGGCGCATGCATTATGCGGACGCCATCAATGAATCGTTTAAAGAACACGGCATCGAAAAGACCGTCTCAGCACTTTCGTTTGAAGCACAAGGGCTCGACCAAATCGCTGAGGTTCGCTTGGAACGAAATGAATACCAATACGTGAAGCGTTTAGAGGAAAAAGGCATCGAAGCGCAGACGTTCTATCATCAATTGAATCAAGAAATCCGCAAAAAGAACGCCGAAATCGCTCAGCTAAATGATAAAATTGTCTTTCTGTCTGCTAAGCAGAAACAGACAGATGTTCAAAGCGTCCTGCACCGTCACACAAGTGAAGTTACCGAGCAATTGAACGAGGACTACGAAAAGAGCTGGCACTTCATGAAAAGGCGTCTGAAAGACAACTTCTCTTTCGATTCGGTTCATGATCAGCTGCAAGGATTGTATCGCTGGGAAGAACGCAAAGTGGAACCGAAACAAGTCGAAGCTCAGGTCACGCACGCCATTTTGAACGCCTCTCACAAGGCGTATCAAGAACACAATTTCTCTATCGTAAAGCAACAAGGCTTCACTTCGTCTGACTTCCGTTCGCTCTTCACCGAGCGTTTGGATGCGTTTGAAGCGTTAACAGATTCCGTCGAGAAAGACCAACAAACCGTCGATCAAGTCGTGGCACATGCCGAGAGAACGTACCGAGCGCAAAGCTTAATCGTCCATAATGCCTTTAATGAGTTGTTCCCGGACACTGAGGAACGGTTTGCACATAACGACCGGACCGTGGCGTACAAATCGAATGTCCTGACAGCAATCCAAACAAACGACCGGACAGCCATTCCAACAGCTCACGAAGTGAATCATCACTTGCAGCTGCAGGAATTGAAGAAAGCTTGCGAGCAAGGCAAGAAAACCAGTGAGCAAATCCGGATCCAAGCGTTGATTCGCAATAAGCTCGGCAGTGAAAAAGAACAGCTCGTGGAAGATGGCACAGACCTCCAAGCGATTTATGAAACGTCCGTCAAACTGAACACGACGCAGCAATTGATTGAACGCTACGAGGCGAAAGCGAAGCACATGAATCAGGAACTTAACGTCTTGATTCGGGACACGTTCCCACAAGCGAAAGAGAAGCTGTTGAAAGACATCGAGCAACTTCCATTAGAGATGAAAACGAATTTGCTGAAGCACTACACGCAACAGAACAAGCTGACAAAAGCGCCGACCTTGAAAGCGTGCTTGCAAGTGGCGAAGAAAGAACAAAGTAAACAAGCGATGGCGTATCATGCTTATCAAGCAAAGCCGGAGGCTCGGTTTGCTGAACGCTTAGGCGACCAGCAGAAATCCCTTTCTCACTTCCCGACAGGGCGAGCCAGCACCGAACTGATTGAACAGTTGATTGACCAAGCCGAACGGGACCAGCACCAGGCACAACACGAGACGCCTGCCCCGACGAAGCTCCGTCGAAAGAGCAAAGACAAACAGCTTCGCCGTGAACTCGGCCTGGAGTTTGAACTGTAA
- a CDS encoding VirD4-like conjugal transfer protein, CD1115 family, whose translation MMKKTLQKGAGKKIAVTFLLSLLIGYALTGLLRFLKEGGGLNALLLDVQGTLTFLTETDQQSQLLVAILTVVFFGWFLSKMRLVEHTYEDAHDFGVHGSARFTKPSEVLNGKYFSKHNTYQSKQPEKTVERLENGLIVGRVPNKKQVLIIPRSTEIDNRNVYIVGSSGSGKGQSYVIPNLVNNHEETLIVTDPKGELFEQTAEIKRKQGYKVYQIDFINFNQDNYNLLDYVFDDQDAQSVSVTIAKNSTKDGKEDFFMERAQKMLAGLIVYCKTEIPNASMQDVLNVFNERVAPDEESFRQWVDEELGPHHPAYQLLKGLTTLGGNTRTSVTSSFASQVSIFTLNKISKMTRTSDFNFREFQEQKSILYVKLPMDENPFTALTSVFFDQLISQFYKLADENRGQLKIPTIFLLDEFANIGKIEKYARVLATCRGLGLSMNTIVQDNGQIESLYGKEMARSILSNHDTLLFLRSKDMETIKYFSQLAGETTAKIQTGSSSQSGGFMSGKSSASQSQSEQYVKRSLIPEGDLASIAKNDCYLFVSGLHPMKLQKAWQSEVFGSYVQQHTAVAVEPAVKQESAFTVPTPLEPKKEAPFASGGTATHVIEEEIDQSDLFDLTDDGLEEEWAAMHEEETEERSIEDRLKEKEATDLRTLL comes from the coding sequence ATGATGAAAAAAACCTTACAAAAAGGCGCCGGCAAGAAAATCGCCGTTACGTTTCTTCTATCCTTGTTGATTGGATATGCCCTAACAGGACTCTTGCGCTTCTTGAAAGAAGGGGGAGGGCTGAATGCCCTTCTTCTGGACGTACAAGGAACGCTGACCTTTCTCACCGAAACCGATCAGCAATCCCAACTGTTGGTGGCGATCCTCACGGTCGTCTTCTTCGGATGGTTCCTCTCCAAAATGCGTTTGGTCGAACATACGTATGAAGATGCGCATGATTTCGGCGTTCACGGATCGGCTCGATTCACAAAGCCATCTGAAGTGCTGAACGGTAAATATTTCTCCAAACACAACACATACCAATCTAAACAACCCGAAAAGACTGTGGAACGTTTGGAGAACGGATTGATTGTCGGCCGAGTGCCGAATAAGAAACAAGTGCTCATCATTCCCCGATCCACGGAGATTGATAACCGAAACGTTTACATCGTCGGATCCAGCGGGAGTGGTAAAGGACAATCATACGTCATCCCGAATCTCGTCAATAACCATGAGGAAACCTTGATTGTTACCGATCCAAAGGGTGAGCTCTTCGAACAAACAGCTGAAATCAAGCGCAAACAAGGCTACAAGGTGTATCAAATCGACTTCATCAATTTCAATCAAGACAACTACAACTTGCTCGATTACGTCTTTGATGACCAGGATGCGCAAAGCGTTTCCGTCACGATCGCCAAAAATTCGACCAAGGATGGCAAAGAAGACTTCTTTATGGAACGTGCGCAGAAAATGCTGGCGGGCTTGATTGTCTACTGCAAAACCGAAATTCCGAACGCTAGTATGCAAGATGTGCTGAATGTCTTTAATGAACGAGTCGCTCCAGACGAGGAATCGTTCCGCCAGTGGGTCGATGAAGAACTCGGTCCTCATCATCCGGCTTATCAGCTGTTGAAGGGCTTAACGACGCTCGGTGGGAACACCCGAACGAGTGTGACGTCGTCCTTCGCTTCGCAAGTCAGCATCTTTACATTGAATAAAATCAGCAAAATGACCCGCACGAGTGATTTCAACTTCCGTGAGTTTCAGGAACAGAAAAGCATTCTCTATGTGAAGCTCCCGATGGACGAAAACCCGTTCACGGCGTTAACATCCGTGTTCTTTGATCAACTGATTTCGCAGTTCTATAAATTGGCCGATGAAAATCGCGGGCAACTGAAGATTCCGACCATCTTCTTATTGGATGAATTTGCGAATATCGGAAAAATCGAGAAATACGCACGGGTCTTGGCGACGTGCCGGGGATTGGGCTTATCGATGAACACCATCGTCCAGGACAACGGACAAATCGAGTCGCTCTACGGCAAAGAAATGGCTCGCTCCATTTTGTCCAACCATGACACGCTGCTGTTCCTGCGAAGTAAGGATATGGAGACGATTAAGTACTTCTCCCAACTCGCCGGCGAAACGACCGCGAAGATCCAGACGGGCTCTTCCAGTCAAAGTGGAGGTTTCATGAGTGGAAAATCAAGTGCCAGCCAGAGCCAATCTGAACAGTACGTGAAGCGTTCCTTGATCCCGGAAGGGGACTTAGCGAGCATTGCGAAGAACGATTGCTACTTGTTTGTCAGTGGCTTGCATCCGATGAAGCTGCAAAAAGCATGGCAATCGGAAGTATTCGGCTCCTACGTTCAGCAACACACTGCTGTCGCTGTCGAACCGGCTGTGAAGCAAGAATCAGCCTTCACGGTTCCGACACCTCTCGAACCCAAGAAGGAAGCTCCTTTCGCCTCAGGAGGCACAGCAACGCATGTGATTGAAGAAGAGATTGATCAATCGGATCTGTTTGATTTAACGGACGACGGACTTGAAGAAGAATGGGCAGCCATGCACGAAGAAGAAACGGAAGAACGATCCATTGAGGACCGATTAAAGGAAAAGGAAGCGACGGATTTACGTACGCTCTTATAA
- a CDS encoding ArdC-like ssDNA-binding domain-containing protein: MSTKVDLTEINDRLERNLEEMFQNNRFQDMLNVMASGHQYSFNNVLMIAGQNPEATMVRGFRQWQALGRHVNKGEKSIDILVPSFKKVEVQKVNEQTGEVLRDKNGDLQSEVRQSITGFRIGKVFDVSQTDGKEIPNLRDFIQKDLTSPDSLKELYDRFIHQTNENSQPLTIREEAHEGQTYGGYFSPQKEEIVINTAVSKSTEQKFRVLIHEYAHSQLHHKESDIKDLPRGHKEAQAECAAYIVSQYYGFDTNLSSTGYIATWAQDLNLAKQAIKEVQDVSRATIEHVNSLQNEKIQDFYQSINPEQVKESVETKLKLSLEDKPTLQLLDAKNGLVVFATVEQNERDQHFSLRTNTNRILPLSELDDRYAVLNVLENKGQLVQEYQKVEDVLEVTKLDEGKYAVTVEGGESSQRTFHKKAEGERFIGKAALAQSLNTDRYLGRSQHKEAPRLQQLNEKHLNERLSRVLKQPNLQAEAKHGVTIGWQLVKNPQIQSKDDLQKHLNELNPNQGKTSELKEAFAQLNKSERTQEKENELER; encoded by the coding sequence ATGTCGACTAAGGTGGATTTGACCGAAATTAATGACCGGCTGGAACGAAACCTCGAAGAGATGTTTCAAAACAACCGATTCCAAGACATGCTCAATGTCATGGCCAGTGGCCACCAATACTCGTTCAATAACGTGCTGATGATTGCCGGGCAAAATCCTGAAGCGACGATGGTTCGTGGGTTCAGGCAATGGCAAGCCCTAGGTCGTCACGTCAATAAAGGGGAAAAGAGCATTGATATCTTGGTCCCTTCATTTAAAAAAGTCGAAGTGCAGAAAGTGAACGAACAGACAGGTGAAGTGTTACGCGATAAGAACGGGGATCTTCAATCTGAAGTTCGACAAAGCATCACCGGCTTTCGGATCGGCAAGGTCTTCGATGTCTCTCAAACGGACGGAAAAGAGATTCCGAACCTCCGAGACTTTATCCAAAAAGACTTAACATCACCAGATTCCTTGAAGGAATTGTATGACCGGTTCATCCATCAAACGAATGAGAACTCACAACCGTTAACCATTCGGGAAGAAGCACATGAAGGACAAACCTACGGCGGTTATTTCAGTCCCCAAAAAGAGGAAATCGTCATCAACACGGCTGTTTCCAAGAGCACTGAGCAAAAATTCCGTGTCTTAATTCACGAATATGCGCACAGTCAGCTCCATCATAAGGAAAGCGACATCAAAGACCTGCCGAGAGGCCATAAAGAAGCCCAAGCTGAATGCGCAGCCTATATCGTTTCCCAATACTATGGCTTCGATACCAACCTTTCCTCCACCGGCTACATCGCCACCTGGGCGCAAGATTTGAACTTGGCTAAACAAGCCATCAAAGAAGTACAAGATGTCTCCCGTGCGACGATTGAACACGTCAACTCGCTACAGAACGAAAAGATTCAAGATTTTTATCAATCCATCAATCCTGAACAGGTGAAGGAATCGGTCGAAACCAAGTTGAAACTATCGCTTGAAGATAAACCGACCTTGCAGCTGTTGGATGCCAAAAATGGACTCGTCGTTTTCGCGACCGTGGAACAGAACGAACGGGATCAGCACTTCAGCCTTCGTACCAATACAAATCGGATTCTTCCGTTAAGTGAATTGGACGATCGTTATGCGGTATTAAATGTATTGGAAAACAAAGGGCAGTTGGTCCAGGAATATCAAAAGGTCGAAGATGTCCTGGAAGTGACGAAACTGGACGAAGGGAAATACGCCGTGACCGTAGAAGGCGGCGAAAGTTCGCAGCGCACCTTCCATAAAAAAGCTGAAGGGGAGCGATTTATTGGAAAAGCTGCACTTGCCCAATCATTGAATACAGACCGGTACTTGGGCCGTTCTCAACACAAAGAAGCCCCTCGTCTTCAGCAACTCAATGAAAAGCATTTAAATGAACGACTGAGCCGAGTGCTGAAGCAACCGAATTTACAAGCAGAAGCGAAGCACGGCGTCACCATCGGATGGCAGTTAGTGAAAAATCCGCAGATCCAGTCCAAGGATGATTTACAAAAACACTTGAATGAATTGAATCCGAATCAAGGGAAAACCTCTGAACTAAAAGAAGCTTTCGCTCAATTGAATAAAAGTGAGAGAACGCAAGAAAAAGAAAATGAATTAGAGCGTTGA
- a CDS encoding JAB domain-containing protein, which translates to MKLEKIIEITRIKQEVKEVEETYKSVLPERIQSSTDAINFAKALIGDEDREVFLVICLNIKNEISVVHRCHTGSLNASVVHPREVFKAAILNNSGSILVAHNHPSGDCQYSNEDVAVSKRLMDAGELIGIEVLDSLIVSQKGGVSLRELGVL; encoded by the coding sequence ATGAAACTCGAAAAAATCATTGAAATCACACGTATTAAACAAGAAGTGAAAGAAGTCGAAGAAACCTATAAAAGCGTCCTTCCCGAACGCATTCAGAGTTCCACAGATGCCATCAATTTTGCGAAAGCTCTCATCGGAGATGAGGACCGGGAGGTTTTCTTGGTCATCTGCTTGAACATCAAAAATGAAATCTCGGTGGTTCATCGTTGCCACACCGGAAGCTTGAATGCCAGTGTCGTTCATCCACGCGAAGTATTCAAAGCCGCCATTTTGAATAACTCCGGAAGTATTCTAGTAGCTCATAACCATCCCTCCGGCGACTGCCAATATTCCAATGAAGACGTAGCTGTCAGCAAGCGATTGATGGATGCCGGCGAACTGATTGGCATTGAAGTGTTGGATTCACTAATTGTCAGCCAAAAAGGAGGCGTTTCCTTGAGGGAACTCGGGGTACTCTAA
- a CDS encoding YolD-like family protein, with the protein MKTTKHTKQVGAVSDRGLIKWQGMLLTEHVRLIKAFYEEEDQVSKPELTEFDLQAIQEEVEIAMSRRCEVQLKTWKNGAFFTHTGVIQEIDLRNGQLVYEDTSGRQRLPVESLVGIQLVD; encoded by the coding sequence ATGAAAACAACAAAACACACAAAACAAGTAGGCGCTGTCAGCGATCGAGGGTTAATTAAATGGCAAGGGATGCTGCTGACGGAACACGTCCGGTTAATCAAAGCATTCTACGAAGAAGAGGACCAGGTGTCGAAACCCGAATTGACCGAGTTTGATTTGCAAGCCATCCAGGAAGAAGTGGAAATCGCCATGAGCCGAAGATGTGAGGTCCAACTGAAGACATGGAAAAACGGCGCGTTTTTTACGCATACTGGGGTGATTCAAGAAATCGATTTGAGGAATGGGCAACTGGTTTATGAAGATACATCCGGACGGCAGCGATTGCCGGTTGAGAGCTTGGTAGGCATTCAGTTAGTGGATTGA
- a CDS encoding DUF5348 domain-containing protein, which translates to MRLEEAKKKLAATLPALKGISKEEEFEHDREDPEQRFEEREIRKVTDHLYSLIYSVEYLQKPIQASERIIKRSDGRYEIEGAEDYFTSGSPLEIWDESQEIYARTRIEHDGEDYFAVGIKQPLEGLQARCR; encoded by the coding sequence TTGAGATTAGAAGAGGCCAAGAAAAAGTTGGCGGCTACGTTGCCTGCTTTAAAAGGGATATCAAAAGAAGAAGAGTTTGAGCACGACCGTGAAGATCCGGAACAACGCTTTGAAGAGCGAGAAATTCGAAAAGTAACAGACCATCTGTATAGCTTAATTTATTCGGTTGAGTACCTTCAAAAACCGATTCAAGCCAGTGAAAGAATTATTAAACGGTCGGATGGACGTTATGAAATCGAAGGCGCTGAAGATTACTTTACGTCGGGCAGTCCCCTTGAAATCTGGGATGAATCACAAGAAATATACGCACGAACACGAATTGAGCATGACGGTGAGGATTACTTTGCGGTAGGCATCAAACAACCTTTGGAGGGTCTACAAGCAAGATGTCGATAA